The following proteins are encoded in a genomic region of Mycobacterium kiyosense:
- the mce1B_1 gene encoding mammalian cell entry protein, whose translation MKITGTLVKLSIFAFVLLMFSVMIIIVFGQIRFDRTNSYSAEFSNISGLRSGQFVRASGVEIGKVKDVELLDGGKRVRVKFDVDRSIPLYQSTTAQIRYLDLIGNRYLELRRGEGDGADKVMPAGGLIPLSRTSPALDLDALIGGFKPVFRALNPEKVNTIASSLITVFQGQGGTINDILTQTAQLTSQLAERDQAIGEVIKNLNTVLDTTVRHRKDFDQTVNNLEVLITGLKDHGDSLAGGTAHISNAAGTVADLLAEDRALLKKTVNYLDAVQQPLIDQKQQLNDYLHALPPALNHIGRAIGSYGDFVNFYSCDISLRINGLQAGGPVRTVRLFHQPTGRCSPQ comes from the coding sequence ATGAAAATCACCGGTACTTTAGTCAAGCTCAGCATCTTCGCGTTCGTGCTGCTGATGTTCAGCGTCATGATCATCATCGTGTTCGGCCAGATCCGCTTCGACCGGACCAACAGCTACTCCGCGGAGTTCAGCAACATCAGCGGCCTGCGGTCCGGCCAGTTCGTCCGGGCCTCCGGGGTGGAGATCGGCAAGGTCAAGGACGTCGAACTGCTCGACGGCGGCAAGCGGGTCCGGGTGAAATTCGACGTCGACCGCTCGATCCCGCTTTACCAGTCCACCACCGCGCAGATCCGATACCTCGACCTGATCGGCAACCGCTACCTCGAGCTGCGCCGCGGCGAGGGCGACGGCGCCGACAAGGTGATGCCGGCCGGCGGGCTCATCCCGCTGTCGCGCACCTCGCCCGCGCTGGACCTCGATGCGCTGATCGGTGGTTTCAAGCCGGTGTTCCGGGCATTGAACCCGGAGAAGGTCAACACCATCGCGTCGTCGCTGATCACGGTGTTCCAGGGCCAGGGCGGCACCATCAACGACATCCTCACCCAGACGGCACAGCTCACCTCGCAGCTCGCCGAGCGTGACCAGGCCATCGGTGAGGTGATCAAGAACCTCAACACCGTTCTGGACACCACCGTCCGGCACCGCAAAGACTTCGACCAGACCGTCAACAACCTCGAGGTGCTGATCACCGGCCTGAAGGACCACGGCGACTCGCTGGCCGGCGGGACGGCGCACATCAGCAACGCCGCCGGCACGGTGGCCGATCTGCTGGCCGAGGACCGCGCGCTGCTGAAGAAGACGGTCAACTACCTCGACGCCGTGCAGCAACCGCTGATCGACCAGAAGCAGCAGTTGAACGACTACCTGCACGCCCTGCCGCCCGCGCTGAACCACATCGGACGTGCCATCGGGTCCTACGGCGACTTCGTGAACTTCTACTCCTGCGACATCAGCCTCCGGATCAATGGTCTGCAGGCCGGTGGCCCGGTCCGCACGGTCCGGCTCTTCCACCAGCCGACGGGGAGGTGCTCGCCGCAATGA
- the mce1C gene encoding Mce family protein Mce1C — MGILVTLLVIGVGQSFTSVPMLMAKPSYYGQFTDTGGINKGDKVRIAGMDVGKVEALSIDGDHILMKFSIGTNSIGTESRLNIRTDTLLGKKVLEIEARGNQPLRPGATLPLGQSTTPYQIYDAFLDVTKAATGWDIDTVKKSLHVLSETIDQTYPQLSPALEGVSNFSDTLGKRDEEIKHLLAQANQVASVLGDRSEQVDRALVNAKTLLAAFNERGAAIDALLSNVASFSQQVQGLINDNPNLNHVLEQLRTVSDLLVERKQDVAQGLQMVGGFLPSLNEAIGSGPFFKVVIHNLVPGQLIQPFIDAAFKKRGLDPEEFWRNAGLPAYRFPDPNGTRFPNGAPPPPPLVLEGTPEHPGPAVPPGSPCSYTPGPGGIPTPQNPLPCMGLSIGPFGGPGFPAPLDVQASPPNPNGVPPAPGLPIAGRPGQAPPDAPGTPVPMPPNSPPGSRTEPIGPAGPVAPPSTFAPGLPPGPPAPPGPGNQLPAPFITPGGNGGSGAAGGSEN; from the coding sequence ATGGGCATCCTGGTGACGCTGCTGGTCATCGGGGTGGGCCAGAGCTTCACCAGTGTGCCGATGCTGATGGCCAAGCCCAGCTACTACGGCCAGTTCACCGACACCGGCGGCATCAACAAAGGCGACAAGGTGCGCATCGCCGGCATGGACGTCGGCAAGGTCGAGGCCCTGTCCATCGACGGCGACCACATCCTGATGAAGTTCTCGATCGGCACCAACAGCATCGGCACCGAGAGCCGGCTCAACATCCGCACCGACACCCTGCTGGGTAAGAAAGTCCTGGAGATCGAGGCGCGCGGCAATCAGCCGCTGCGGCCCGGCGCCACGCTGCCCCTGGGGCAGAGCACCACGCCGTACCAGATCTACGACGCGTTCCTCGATGTCACCAAGGCCGCCACCGGTTGGGACATCGACACGGTCAAGAAGTCGCTGCATGTGCTGTCGGAGACCATCGACCAGACCTACCCGCAGCTCAGTCCCGCCCTGGAAGGGGTGTCGAACTTCTCCGACACCCTGGGTAAGCGCGACGAGGAGATCAAGCACCTGCTGGCCCAGGCCAACCAGGTGGCCAGCGTGCTCGGTGACCGCAGTGAGCAGGTGGACCGCGCGCTGGTCAACGCCAAGACGCTGCTGGCCGCCTTCAACGAGCGCGGCGCCGCCATCGACGCGCTGCTGAGCAACGTGGCATCGTTCTCCCAACAGGTGCAGGGCCTGATCAACGACAACCCCAACCTCAACCACGTGCTCGAGCAGCTGCGGACCGTCAGCGACCTGCTGGTCGAGCGCAAGCAGGACGTGGCGCAAGGGCTGCAGATGGTCGGCGGCTTCCTGCCGTCGCTGAACGAGGCGATCGGGTCGGGGCCGTTCTTCAAGGTGGTCATCCACAACCTGGTTCCGGGCCAGCTCATCCAGCCGTTCATCGACGCGGCGTTCAAGAAGCGTGGCCTGGATCCCGAAGAGTTCTGGCGCAACGCGGGTCTGCCGGCCTACCGCTTCCCGGACCCCAACGGCACCCGGTTCCCCAACGGCGCGCCGCCGCCGCCTCCACTGGTGCTCGAAGGCACCCCGGAACACCCCGGACCGGCGGTACCACCGGGATCGCCGTGCTCCTACACGCCGGGGCCGGGCGGGATCCCGACTCCGCAGAACCCGCTGCCCTGCATGGGGTTGAGCATCGGACCGTTCGGTGGCCCGGGCTTCCCGGCTCCGCTGGACGTGCAGGCCTCGCCGCCCAACCCGAACGGGGTGCCGCCGGCGCCGGGCCTGCCGATCGCCGGACGACCGGGCCAGGCTCCGCCGGATGCTCCCGGTACACCGGTGCCGATGCCGCCGAACTCGCCGCCGGGATCGCGTACCGAACCGATCGGACCGGCCGGGCCGGTTGCACCGCCATCGACCTTTGCGCCGGGACTGCCTCCCGGTCCGCCGGCCCCGCCGGGGCCCGGCAACCAGTTACCGGCACCGTTCATCACCCCGGGCGGCAACGGTGGTAGCGGCGCCGCGGGAGGTAGCGAGAATTGA
- the mce1D gene encoding Mce family protein Mce1D, translated as MSTIFDIRNIRLPVMSRATIIVGVLVGVLAIVAGLVGWNLYQKLTNNYVVAYFSAANALYPGDKVQIMGLKVGRIDSIEPAGDKMKVTFHYENQYKVPANASAIILNPTLVASRAIQLEPAYKGGPVLANNAVIPLDRTQVPVEWDELRNSITNIISKLGPTEAQPTGPFGEVINSFANGLAGKGRQLNSTLDNLSKALTALNEGRGDFFAVVKSLALFVNALHQDDQQFVALNQNLAQFTGRLASSDHALANAIEQLDGLLTTIRPFLDKNREVLTHDVNNLADVTNTLLQPDTLNGLETALHILPTAAANVNQIYHPAHGSVVSVPEITSFANPMQFICSSVQAGSRLGYQESAELCAEYMAPVLDAIKFNYFPFGFNGFSTAEVLPKMVAYSEPRLQPPNGYKDTTVPGIWVPDTPTSHRNTQQGWIVAPGMQGTQVGPITAGLLTPESLSELMGGPDIPPVQSTLQTPPGPPNAYDENPILPPIGLNAPQVPIPPPPPGPEVRPGPVAPTPGPAAPVGAPLPAEAGGGQ; from the coding sequence TTGAGCACCATCTTCGACATCCGCAACATCCGCCTTCCGGTGATGTCCCGGGCGACGATCATCGTCGGGGTGCTGGTGGGCGTGCTGGCGATCGTGGCCGGGCTGGTCGGCTGGAACCTGTACCAGAAGCTGACCAACAACTATGTGGTGGCGTATTTCAGCGCCGCCAACGCGCTCTACCCCGGCGACAAGGTCCAGATCATGGGCCTGAAGGTGGGCCGCATCGACAGCATCGAGCCGGCCGGCGACAAGATGAAGGTGACCTTCCACTACGAGAACCAGTACAAGGTTCCGGCCAACGCCTCGGCGATCATCCTGAACCCCACCCTGGTGGCTTCCCGCGCGATCCAGCTGGAGCCGGCTTACAAGGGCGGTCCGGTGCTGGCCAACAATGCGGTGATTCCACTGGATCGCACCCAGGTGCCGGTGGAATGGGACGAGCTGCGTAACAGCATCACCAACATCATCTCCAAACTAGGCCCCACCGAGGCGCAGCCAACCGGACCGTTCGGCGAGGTCATCAACTCGTTCGCCAACGGGCTGGCCGGCAAGGGCAGGCAGCTGAACTCCACGCTGGACAACCTGTCGAAGGCGTTGACCGCGCTGAACGAAGGCCGCGGCGACTTTTTCGCCGTGGTCAAGAGCCTGGCGCTGTTCGTCAACGCACTGCACCAGGACGACCAGCAGTTCGTGGCGCTGAACCAGAACCTGGCCCAGTTCACCGGGCGGCTGGCCAGCTCGGACCACGCGCTGGCCAACGCGATCGAGCAGCTCGACGGCCTGCTCACCACGATCCGGCCGTTCCTGGACAAGAACCGCGAGGTGCTGACCCACGACGTCAACAACCTGGCCGACGTGACCAACACGCTGCTACAGCCCGACACGCTCAACGGGCTGGAGACGGCGCTGCACATCCTGCCCACCGCCGCGGCCAACGTGAACCAGATCTATCACCCTGCGCACGGTTCGGTGGTTTCCGTCCCCGAGATCACCAGCTTCGCCAACCCGATGCAGTTCATCTGCAGCTCGGTGCAAGCCGGCAGCCGGTTGGGGTATCAGGAGTCCGCGGAACTGTGCGCCGAGTACATGGCGCCCGTGCTGGACGCGATCAAGTTCAACTACTTCCCGTTCGGCTTCAACGGGTTCAGCACCGCCGAGGTACTGCCCAAGATGGTGGCCTACTCCGAGCCCCGGCTGCAGCCGCCGAACGGATATAAGGACACCACCGTGCCGGGCATCTGGGTGCCGGACACCCCGACGTCGCACCGCAACACCCAGCAGGGCTGGATCGTGGCCCCGGGTATGCAGGGCACCCAGGTCGGCCCGATCACGGCCGGCCTGCTGACCCCCGAATCGCTGTCCGAGCTGATGGGTGGACCCGACATCCCGCCGGTCCAATCGACGTTGCAGACGCCGCCGGGACCGCCCAACGCCTACGACGAGAACCCGATCCTGCCACCGATCGGTTTGAACGCGCCGCAGGTGCCGATCCCACCGCCGCCGCCGGGACCTGAGGTGCGACCAGGGCCGGTCGCGCCGACGCCGGGACCCGCGGCACCGGTGGGCGCGCCGTTGCCGGCTGAGGCAGGGGGCGGACAGTGA
- the lprK_1 gene encoding lipoprotein has protein sequence MVSRLRRGGWRGMVLLCAALVLSSCGWKGISQVPIPGAPGSGEGAYTVYAQVPDTLAINGNSKVMVADVEVGSIRKIELKNWIATLTLGLKKDVKLPKNALLKIGQTSLLGSQHVELLAPEHPSSDLLRNGDTIKLQNSSVYPNIEQTLAVVSLILRGGGIPNLEVLQNEIYAIFHGRGDQIRGFLGKLDTFTRQLNEQRNDITHAIDSTNRLLSYVGNRSDVLDRVLTDFPPLLKHFADTKNLLINAVDSVGRLSQVTDQYLSEAKGPLHTNLQLLQCPLRELGRGSPYLIGALKLILTQPFDVDSVPAVFRGDYFNINATLDVTLSSVDNAVLTGTGFSGALRAIEQSFGRDPESMIPDVRYTSNPLDAPGGPLVERAERGQC, from the coding sequence GTGGTGAGCCGGCTGCGTCGTGGCGGCTGGCGTGGCATGGTGCTGTTGTGCGCCGCGCTGGTGCTGAGCTCCTGTGGCTGGAAAGGGATCTCCCAAGTGCCGATCCCCGGCGCACCGGGCAGCGGCGAAGGCGCCTACACCGTCTATGCGCAGGTGCCGGACACGCTGGCGATCAACGGCAACAGCAAGGTGATGGTCGCCGACGTCGAAGTGGGTTCGATCCGCAAGATCGAGTTGAAGAACTGGATCGCCACCCTGACGCTCGGCCTGAAGAAGGACGTCAAGCTCCCCAAGAACGCGCTGCTCAAGATCGGCCAGACCAGCTTGCTCGGTTCGCAGCACGTGGAGTTGCTGGCTCCGGAGCACCCGTCGAGCGATCTGCTGCGCAACGGCGACACGATCAAGCTGCAGAACTCGTCCGTCTATCCGAACATCGAGCAGACCCTGGCCGTGGTGTCGCTGATCTTGCGCGGCGGCGGCATCCCCAACCTGGAAGTGCTGCAGAACGAGATCTACGCCATCTTCCACGGCCGGGGCGACCAGATCAGGGGCTTCCTGGGCAAACTCGACACGTTCACCCGGCAGCTCAACGAGCAGCGCAACGACATCACCCATGCCATCGACTCCACCAACCGCCTGCTCAGTTACGTGGGCAACCGCAGCGACGTGCTGGACCGCGTGCTGACCGACTTCCCGCCGCTGCTCAAGCACTTCGCCGACACCAAGAACCTGCTGATCAACGCGGTCGACTCGGTCGGGCGGCTGAGCCAGGTCACCGACCAGTACCTGTCCGAGGCCAAGGGCCCCCTGCACACCAACCTGCAGCTGCTGCAGTGCCCGCTGCGGGAACTGGGCCGTGGGTCGCCGTACCTGATCGGCGCGCTGAAGCTGATCCTGACGCAGCCGTTCGACGTCGACTCGGTTCCGGCGGTGTTCCGCGGTGACTACTTCAACATCAACGCGACCCTGGACGTGACCCTGAGCTCGGTCGACAACGCGGTGCTGACCGGTACCGGCTTCTCCGGCGCCCTGCGTGCCATCGAGCAGTCGTTCGGGCGTGACCCGGAGTCGATGATCCCCGATGTCCGCTACACGTCGAACCCGCTTGACGCGCCGGGCGGGCCGCTGGTGGAAAGGGCGGAGCGAGGCCAATGCTGA
- the mce1F_1 gene encoding mammalian cell entry protein, whose amino-acid sequence MLTPFIKRQLMMFLALTVVALSVLGIYYLQIPTLVGIGRYELTANLPASGGLYPTANVTYRGITIGKVTEVEPTEWGARAKLSIDSRYKIPVDATANVHSVSAVGEQYLDLVSTGNPGKFFSSGQTITKGTVPSEIGPALDTANRGLAVLPREKIPQLLDETAQAVGGLGPALQRLVDATQAIVGDFHTQINDVNDIIQNSGPVLDSQVTSGSAIARWSHNLNVLAAQSAQEDQHLRSVLTQAAPTADQVNQVFTDVHDSLPQTLANLEVVIDLLKRYHNGLEQVLVFLPQGASIAQTVAAPFPNQAALDLALAINQPPPCLTGFIPAEQWRSFADISNQPLPVGTYCKIPMDTPANSVRGSRNIPCVDVPGKRAATPRECRSTKPYEPAGTNPWYGDPNQLLSCPAPGARCDQPVKPGLVVPAPSVNNGLNPLPADRLPPGGLTPPPKSDPLTRPGTGSVQCNGQQPNPCVYNPGGPPSAVYSPQSGELVGPDGVRYSVENSTKLGDDGWQEMLAGAS is encoded by the coding sequence ATGCTGACCCCTTTCATCAAGCGCCAGCTGATGATGTTCCTGGCCCTGACGGTGGTAGCGCTTTCCGTGCTGGGCATCTACTACCTGCAGATCCCGACCCTGGTCGGGATCGGGCGCTACGAGCTGACCGCCAACCTGCCAGCATCGGGCGGCCTTTACCCGACGGCGAACGTGACCTATCGCGGCATCACGATCGGCAAGGTCACCGAGGTCGAACCGACGGAGTGGGGCGCGCGGGCCAAGCTGAGCATCGACAGCCGCTACAAGATCCCGGTCGACGCCACCGCCAACGTGCACTCGGTGTCGGCGGTCGGTGAGCAGTACCTCGACCTGGTCTCGACGGGCAACCCCGGCAAGTTCTTCTCGTCGGGTCAGACCATCACCAAGGGCACTGTGCCCAGCGAGATCGGGCCGGCACTGGACACCGCCAACCGCGGACTCGCGGTGTTGCCCAGGGAGAAGATTCCGCAGTTGCTCGACGAGACGGCGCAAGCGGTCGGCGGACTGGGTCCGGCGCTGCAGCGGCTGGTGGACGCCACCCAGGCGATCGTCGGCGACTTCCACACGCAGATCAACGACGTCAACGACATCATCCAGAACTCCGGGCCGGTGCTGGACAGTCAGGTCACCTCGGGTAGCGCCATCGCGCGCTGGTCGCACAACCTGAACGTGCTGGCTGCGCAGTCCGCGCAGGAGGACCAGCACCTGCGCAGCGTGCTGACCCAGGCCGCGCCCACGGCCGACCAGGTCAACCAGGTGTTCACCGACGTGCACGACTCGTTGCCGCAGACGCTGGCGAACCTCGAGGTGGTCATCGACCTGCTCAAGCGCTACCACAATGGCCTCGAGCAGGTGCTGGTGTTCCTGCCGCAGGGCGCCTCGATCGCGCAGACGGTGGCCGCCCCCTTCCCGAACCAGGCGGCCCTGGACCTGGCGCTGGCAATCAACCAGCCGCCGCCGTGCCTGACCGGCTTCATTCCGGCCGAGCAGTGGCGCTCATTCGCCGACATCAGCAATCAGCCGCTGCCGGTGGGGACGTACTGCAAGATCCCGATGGACACGCCGGCCAACAGCGTGCGCGGGTCGCGCAACATCCCGTGTGTGGACGTGCCCGGTAAGCGGGCCGCCACGCCGCGCGAGTGCCGCAGCACCAAGCCCTACGAGCCGGCCGGCACCAACCCCTGGTACGGCGACCCCAACCAGCTGCTGTCCTGCCCGGCACCCGGGGCGCGCTGCGACCAGCCGGTCAAGCCGGGTCTGGTGGTTCCGGCGCCCTCCGTCAACAACGGGCTCAACCCGCTGCCCGCCGACAGGTTGCCGCCGGGTGGATTGACCCCCCCACCGAAAAGCGACCCGCTGACGCGGCCCGGTACTGGTTCAGTACAGTGCAACGGACAGCAGCCCAATCCCTGTGTCTACAACCCGGGCGGGCCTCCCTCGGCGGTCTACAGTCCGCAAAGCGGTGAACTGGTGGGGCCCGACGGGGTCAGGTACTCCGTCGAGAACTCGACCAAACTAGGAGACGACGGATGGCAGGAGATGCTGGCGGGAGCCAGCTGA
- a CDS encoding membrane protein gives MTVVVEASETTDMTPQIAQDLPEKALAPWRLRAAALVVDVLPGVAAVTALALASFTLPVWSAWWWVCMSVLGVVVLAVLVNRLLLPSITGWSLGRALFGVAVVRRDGGELSPWRLLLRELAHLLDTAAVLVGWLWPLWDSGRRTFADMVTGTEVLRVVPHEQPEKVRQWTAVALLVAASICLDAAGVAYQMSYSPAQAVDRTRAEISSQGPTIVAQMLTYDPATLHDDFARALALTTDKYRPQLAEEQQKVQKRNPVVNEYWVTANSILSATTDRATMLLFMQGRRGTGPDVRYITATVRVKFVKDHQNHWRVDELTPVTSKLQPGAK, from the coding sequence GTGACGGTGGTGGTCGAAGCCAGCGAGACCACGGACATGACCCCACAGATCGCCCAGGATTTGCCCGAGAAGGCCTTGGCGCCATGGCGTTTGCGTGCCGCCGCATTGGTTGTCGACGTGCTGCCCGGGGTTGCTGCGGTGACAGCTCTGGCGCTGGCCTCTTTCACGCTCCCGGTATGGAGCGCGTGGTGGTGGGTATGCATGTCGGTGCTGGGCGTGGTGGTGCTGGCGGTGTTGGTCAACCGGTTGCTGCTGCCGTCGATTACCGGGTGGAGCCTGGGCCGCGCCCTGTTCGGCGTCGCCGTGGTACGGCGCGACGGCGGGGAACTCAGCCCGTGGCGGCTGTTGCTGCGCGAGTTGGCGCACCTGCTGGACACCGCAGCGGTGTTGGTGGGTTGGCTTTGGCCGCTTTGGGATTCGGGACGCCGTACGTTCGCCGACATGGTGACCGGCACCGAGGTGCTGCGCGTGGTGCCGCACGAGCAGCCCGAGAAGGTGCGGCAATGGACGGCCGTTGCCCTGCTGGTCGCGGCTTCCATCTGCCTGGACGCGGCGGGCGTGGCCTACCAGATGAGCTACTCGCCGGCGCAGGCCGTCGACCGCACCCGCGCCGAGATATCGAGTCAGGGACCGACGATCGTCGCGCAGATGCTGACCTACGACCCCGCCACACTGCACGACGACTTCGCCCGCGCACTGGCGTTGACCACCGACAAGTACCGTCCGCAGTTGGCCGAAGAGCAACAGAAGGTCCAGAAGCGCAACCCTGTCGTCAACGAATACTGGGTCACCGCCAATTCGATTCTGTCGGCCACGACCGACCGGGCAACGATGCTGCTGTTCATGCAGGGCCGCCGCGGCACCGGGCCCGACGTGCGGTACATCACCGCCACCGTCCGGGTGAAATTCGTCAAAGACCACCAAAACCATTGGCGTGTCGACGAACTGACCCCGGTGACCTCCAAGCTGCAGCCAGGTGCCAAGTGA
- a CDS encoding membrane protein: MVAASPVSERLTVTALLLLTFVTGLADAVSVLVLGHVFVANMTGNVIFLGFWFAPNSNVDLTAALIAFVTFVAGTIVGGRLMRHFGDRTRPWLTAALGAESVLLAALSVLAGTGVFGYHDNTKLYLIGGLAIAFGLQHSTARQFGIQELTTTVLTSTIVGLGGHSRLAGGIGSREKLRYSVVFTMCGGAVVGATITRFAVAPVLGLAAVIVGVSLLIFRFGRA; the protein is encoded by the coding sequence ATGGTGGCTGCGTCCCCGGTATCCGAGCGGCTGACCGTCACGGCACTGCTGTTGCTGACGTTCGTCACCGGATTGGCCGACGCCGTTAGCGTGTTGGTGCTGGGCCATGTGTTCGTGGCGAACATGACCGGCAACGTGATCTTCCTGGGCTTCTGGTTCGCCCCGAATTCGAATGTGGACCTGACCGCGGCACTGATCGCGTTCGTCACCTTCGTCGCCGGCACCATCGTGGGGGGCCGGCTGATGCGTCATTTCGGCGACCGGACCCGACCCTGGCTCACGGCGGCGCTGGGCGCCGAGTCGGTGCTGCTCGCGGCGCTGTCCGTGCTGGCCGGTACCGGCGTGTTCGGCTATCACGACAACACCAAGCTGTACCTGATCGGTGGGCTGGCGATCGCCTTCGGTCTGCAGCATTCCACCGCTCGTCAGTTCGGCATCCAGGAGCTCACCACGACGGTGCTGACGTCGACGATCGTGGGCCTCGGTGGACACAGCCGGCTGGCCGGCGGGATCGGTAGCCGCGAAAAGCTGCGCTACAGCGTGGTGTTCACGATGTGCGGTGGTGCTGTGGTGGGGGCGACGATCACGCGGTTCGCGGTGGCGCCGGTGCTCGGGCTGGCCGCGGTGATCGTGGGCGTCAGCCTGTTGATCTTCCGGTTCGGGCGGGCGTGA
- the lprO gene encoding hypothetical protein has translation MLTPVAVVRRLTASCAAVALCVALASTTGQPVARAADARELLEQAIANTKGTYLVYNFGGGHPMPAVDGAGGAYELNNGGHLMIIKQASSRLQPHLLVDTHQGDQARCENNAGARTGEGLWQASEVYAPLQAWARMGQPTIAINANFFDVRGQKGGSWRETGCSSPLGAFVDNTHGQGRANQAVTGTVAYPGKQGLSGGNESWTSLTTMILPVGGAPYVLRPKGREDYDLATPVIADLLNKNAKFVAVAGIGLLSPGNLGQLHDGGPSAARTALAYNKQKDEMYIFEGGSYTPDNIQDLFRGLGSDTAILLDGGGSSAIVLRRDTGGMWAGAGSPKGSCDTRQVLCDSHERALPSWLAFN, from the coding sequence GTGCTGACGCCAGTTGCCGTCGTGCGCAGACTGACGGCGAGTTGCGCCGCCGTGGCGCTCTGCGTCGCGCTGGCCAGCACCACCGGGCAGCCCGTCGCCCGCGCCGCCGACGCCCGCGAACTCCTCGAGCAGGCCATCGCCAACACCAAAGGCACCTACCTGGTCTACAACTTCGGCGGTGGTCACCCGATGCCCGCCGTCGACGGAGCCGGCGGCGCGTACGAGCTGAACAACGGCGGCCACCTGATGATCATCAAGCAGGCCTCCAGCCGGCTGCAGCCACATCTGCTGGTGGACACCCACCAGGGCGACCAGGCCCGCTGCGAGAACAATGCGGGCGCCCGCACCGGCGAGGGACTGTGGCAGGCCAGCGAGGTGTACGCGCCGCTGCAGGCATGGGCCCGGATGGGTCAGCCGACGATCGCGATCAATGCCAACTTCTTCGATGTCCGCGGTCAGAAGGGCGGCTCCTGGCGCGAAACCGGGTGCAGCTCACCGCTGGGCGCCTTCGTGGACAACACCCACGGGCAGGGCCGGGCCAACCAGGCCGTCACCGGCACCGTCGCCTACCCCGGCAAGCAGGGATTGTCCGGCGGCAACGAATCCTGGACGTCGCTGACCACAATGATCCTGCCGGTCGGTGGCGCGCCATACGTGTTGCGCCCCAAGGGAAGAGAAGACTACGACCTCGCCACCCCGGTGATCGCGGACCTGCTCAACAAGAACGCCAAGTTCGTCGCGGTGGCCGGCATCGGTCTGTTGTCACCGGGCAACCTCGGCCAGCTGCACGACGGCGGCCCCAGCGCGGCCCGCACGGCGCTGGCCTACAACAAGCAGAAGGACGAGATGTACATCTTCGAGGGTGGTAGCTACACCCCCGACAACATCCAGGACCTGTTCCGCGGCCTGGGCAGTGACACTGCGATTCTGCTCGACGGGGGCGGCTCCTCGGCGATCGTGCTGCGCCGCGACACCGGCGGCATGTGGGCCGGCGCGGGATCACCCAAGGGCTCCTGCGACACCCGGCAGGTGCTGTGCGACTCCCACGAGCGCGCCCTGCCCAGTTGGCTGGCGTTCAACTGA
- a CDS encoding hypothetical protein (frameshifted, insertion at around 435194) produces the protein MMVVLALLTSGIYLLIADKLGMPVTLGGQLWLYGVFAITAVGVTSSSLIAVFGSMGLLVSMLIFVILGLPSAGATVPLEAVPPLFRWLAEFEPMHQVFLGVRALLYLDGHGDAGLSQALSMTAIGLVIGLLFGGIVTHLYDRKGFHRIPGAIAHAIAAEHQAAHQAREKSRDKAKDTEPAPQAEPAPQAEAETQTEAETQTEVEAGTVTAPESPSEQT, from the coding sequence ATGATGGTGGTGCTGGCGTTGCTGACGTCGGGCATCTACCTGCTCATCGCGGACAAACTCGGCATGCCCGTCACGCTGGGAGGGCAGCTGTGGCTCTACGGCGTGTTCGCCATCACCGCGGTGGGTGTCACGTCGAGCTCGCTGATCGCGGTGTTCGGGTCGATGGGACTTCTGGTCAGCATGCTGATCTTCGTGATCCTCGGCCTCCCGTCGGCGGGTGCGACGGTGCCGCTCGAGGCGGTCCCGCCGCTGTTCCGCTGGCTGGCCGAGTTCGAGCCGATGCACCAGGTGTTCCTGGGCGTGCGCGCGCTGCTCTACCTCGACGGCCACGGCGATGCCGGCCTGTCCCAGGCGCTGTCGATGACGGCGATCGGCTTGGTGATCGGGCTGTTGTTCGGCGGCATCGTCACCCACCTGTACGACCGCAAGGGATTCCACCGGATTCCGGGTGCGATCGCACATGCGATCGCGGCCGAACACCAGGCTGCCCATCAGGCCCGGGAGAAGTCGCGCGACAAGGCCAAAGACACCGAACCCGCACCCCAAGCCGAGCCCGCACCCCAAGCCGAGGCCGAAACCCAAACCGAGGCCGAAACCCAGACCGAGGTCGAGGCCGGGACCGTCACCGCTCCCGAAAGCCCAAGCGAGCAAACGTAA